From the genome of Sphingobacterium kitahiroshimense, one region includes:
- a CDS encoding MFS transporter, whose translation MSVIKKDNKKLIRSWAMFDWANSAYNLVITSTIFPVYYTTITNTKEHGDVVKFFGFEFVNTALSNFALAFAYLVMALTLPFISSYADANGKKKQIMKFFTTAGAVACMGLFFFKLETLEVGIICFVIAAMGYIGGVLFNNSYLPLIASVEQQDKVSAQGFSYGYVGCVTLQILCFIIVLKPDWFGITDPSLPARVSFLMVGIWWLGFSLIPFKYLPNIPATRKGEGSSLINKVKAEISSVWGHIQQIEEIKKFLPAFFFYSIGVQTLMIVASAFGEKVLHLGATKLIGTILLIQLVAIAGAFIMSAISARIGNVRVLMLVVVIWISICISAYFLTTEIQFYILAALVGLVMGGIQSLSRSTFSKLVPEGIQDTTAFFSFYDVTEKLAIVVGLFSFALIEQMTHNIRYSALSLSLFFVIGLLLLARLLRFNKS comes from the coding sequence ATGTCTGTTATTAAAAAAGATAATAAAAAATTAATTCGTTCTTGGGCCATGTTTGATTGGGCTAATTCGGCCTACAATCTGGTTATTACATCAACGATTTTTCCTGTTTACTATACAACAATCACCAATACAAAAGAACATGGTGATGTGGTTAAGTTCTTTGGGTTTGAATTTGTTAATACGGCATTATCAAATTTTGCTTTAGCATTTGCTTATTTGGTCATGGCATTGACTTTACCTTTTATTTCTTCGTACGCAGATGCAAATGGCAAGAAGAAACAAATTATGAAGTTTTTTACTACTGCTGGAGCAGTCGCATGTATGGGACTCTTTTTCTTTAAGCTGGAAACTTTGGAAGTTGGTATTATCTGTTTTGTGATTGCCGCGATGGGGTATATAGGCGGTGTTCTATTTAACAATTCTTATCTTCCTCTTATCGCTTCTGTGGAACAGCAAGATAAGGTGAGTGCACAAGGTTTTTCCTATGGTTATGTGGGCTGTGTTACCTTACAGATTTTATGTTTTATCATTGTATTGAAACCTGATTGGTTTGGTATTACTGATCCTTCTTTACCGGCAAGGGTTTCCTTTTTAATGGTTGGAATTTGGTGGTTGGGATTTTCTCTTATTCCTTTCAAATATCTTCCTAACATTCCGGCTACCCGAAAAGGTGAGGGTTCGTCATTAATTAACAAGGTAAAAGCAGAAATTTCTTCAGTTTGGGGGCATATTCAGCAGATAGAGGAGATCAAAAAATTTCTTCCCGCATTTTTCTTTTACAGTATAGGGGTACAGACATTAATGATTGTCGCATCGGCATTTGGAGAGAAGGTATTGCATTTGGGCGCGACTAAATTAATTGGTACTATTTTATTGATTCAACTTGTTGCAATTGCAGGTGCATTTATTATGTCGGCTATTTCAGCTCGTATTGGAAATGTTCGAGTGTTGATGTTAGTTGTGGTTATTTGGATCAGTATCTGCATTTCTGCTTATTTTTTAACAACCGAAATTCAATTTTATATATTGGCAGCTTTGGTTGGACTGGTAATGGGAGGAATTCAATCGCTTTCAAGATCGACATTCTCTAAATTAGTTCCTGAAGGTATACAGGATACAACGGCTTTTTTCTCTTTTTATGATGTTACAGAGAAATTAGCAATTGTGGTGGGTTTGTTTTCGTTTGCGCTGATTGAACAAATGACACATAATATTAGATATTCGGCATTATCCTTATCTTTATTTTTTGTAATTGGATTGTTACTGCTCGCTCGTCTGTTGCGGTTCAATAAATCCTAA
- a CDS encoding D-alanyl-D-alanine carboxypeptidase yields the protein MEFFKRIFIVLILVINIYNVNAQVFSEVYAKLQQSQILNDHFFGFSLYDLDSNRYVVDINGHKHFTPASNTKVFTLYTALEMLGDSIPGLQYVEKGDSLLFWGTGDPTFLHSKMDSHVVYNFLKKTEKKLFFIPTPMQNRFFAAGWTMDDFDSYYQPEIATFPIYGNVVTFRENSNNGLKLVPDFFQDKLTIDHSLDKGKFTLSRSFIGNQFLQSREKVPSNYVNEIPFKYSDTLAIRLLSDTLNKSIQIIEYSKPTEVKTLYSNATRYVLREMMLPSDNYLAEQILMMISLQKFKMFDTYLVRNWMKEHYFKYYSDEIVLHDGSGLSSYNKITPQNMIDVLVAIKNKLPDESQRFKLFSTGGVDGTLRRSYSTDRGVPFVFAKTGTITSVYCQSGYLITRSGKKLAFSFLNNNFIDERSAIIRKEMVNIMTYIRQNY from the coding sequence ATGGAATTTTTTAAGAGAATATTTATTGTTTTAATTTTAGTTATTAATATTTATAATGTTAATGCCCAGGTGTTTAGTGAAGTTTACGCTAAATTGCAGCAATCTCAAATACTTAATGATCATTTTTTTGGATTTTCCTTATACGATTTAGACAGTAATCGTTATGTAGTTGATATTAATGGTCACAAGCATTTTACACCGGCTTCTAATACTAAGGTTTTTACGCTTTATACAGCTCTAGAAATGCTTGGTGATTCAATTCCTGGGTTACAGTATGTTGAAAAAGGTGATTCGCTCTTATTTTGGGGAACAGGTGATCCGACTTTTTTACACAGTAAAATGGATTCACATGTTGTCTACAACTTTTTAAAGAAGACAGAAAAAAAGCTGTTCTTTATTCCAACTCCTATGCAGAATCGTTTTTTTGCTGCAGGTTGGACAATGGATGATTTTGATTCTTATTATCAACCCGAAATTGCAACATTTCCAATTTATGGAAATGTCGTTACTTTTAGAGAGAATTCGAACAATGGTCTGAAGCTTGTTCCAGACTTCTTCCAAGATAAGTTAACGATTGATCATTCTTTAGATAAAGGTAAGTTTACATTAAGTAGATCATTTATTGGAAATCAATTCTTACAATCTCGGGAAAAGGTACCTTCCAACTATGTTAACGAAATTCCTTTTAAATATTCGGATACTTTAGCCATTAGATTATTATCAGACACTTTAAATAAATCTATTCAGATCATTGAATATAGTAAACCAACTGAGGTAAAAACTCTTTACTCTAATGCTACCCGTTATGTTTTACGTGAAATGATGTTACCTAGTGATAATTACCTCGCTGAGCAAATTCTCATGATGATATCACTACAGAAATTTAAGATGTTTGATACTTATTTAGTCCGCAACTGGATGAAGGAGCATTATTTTAAATATTACTCGGATGAAATTGTATTACATGATGGATCTGGGCTCTCTTCTTATAATAAGATAACGCCACAAAACATGATTGATGTTTTAGTGGCTATAAAAAATAAGCTTCCAGATGAATCTCAACGATTTAAACTTTTTTCTACAGGTGGCGTTGATGGTACATTAAGACGTTCATACAGTACTGACCGTGGTGTTCCATTTGTGTTTGCTAAAACAGGAACCATTACATCAGTTTACTGTCAAAGTGGATACTTAATAACCCGATCTGGAAAAAAACTTGCTTTTTCTTTTTTAAATAATAATTTTATTGATGAAAGAAGCGCGATTATTAGAAAGGAAATGGTTAATATCATGACTTATATCAGGCAGAATTATTAA
- a CDS encoding CofH family radical SAM protein: MNVSNLLEKALKFEFLTKEEGIYLYHNAATADLSYVANELRKIQVPHGKVTWQIDRNVNTTNVCIANCKFCNFFRRPGHEDSYITDLETYKQKIEETFMYGGDQLLLQGGHHPDLGLEFYATIFKQLKELYPTLKLHALGPPEIAHVAKLENLSHIEVLKALKESGLDSLPGAGAEILNDRVRRLISKGKCGGKEWLDVMRAAHQIDLPTSATMMFGHIETIEERFEHLVWIREVQTEKPENHFGFVAFIPWPFQDDGTLLKRLRGITNDVTGEEYIRMIALSRIMLPNIKNIQASWLTVGKRTAQLCLHAGANDFGSIMIEENVVSAAGAPHRFTAKSIQQAIKEAGFEPQLRTQRYEFRELPEHMVEQVINY, from the coding sequence ATGAATGTAAGCAATTTATTAGAAAAAGCCTTAAAATTTGAGTTCTTAACCAAAGAAGAAGGCATATATTTATATCATAATGCAGCCACAGCTGATCTAAGCTATGTTGCAAATGAATTACGTAAAATACAAGTACCTCATGGAAAGGTAACTTGGCAAATCGATCGTAATGTAAATACCACAAATGTTTGTATTGCAAACTGCAAATTCTGTAATTTCTTTCGCAGACCTGGCCATGAAGATAGTTACATCACAGATCTTGAAACATACAAACAGAAGATTGAGGAAACCTTTATGTACGGAGGAGATCAATTATTGTTACAGGGGGGACATCACCCGGATCTTGGTTTAGAATTTTATGCGACTATTTTTAAACAATTAAAGGAGCTCTATCCAACATTGAAACTCCATGCTTTAGGTCCTCCAGAAATTGCCCATGTTGCTAAACTAGAGAATCTATCTCATATTGAAGTATTAAAAGCCCTAAAGGAATCCGGATTAGATTCATTACCAGGAGCTGGTGCAGAAATCTTAAATGATCGTGTACGACGCCTTATATCAAAAGGGAAATGTGGCGGAAAAGAATGGTTAGATGTAATGCGTGCAGCACATCAAATTGATCTCCCAACCTCAGCAACAATGATGTTTGGTCATATCGAAACAATTGAAGAACGTTTCGAGCATCTGGTCTGGATTAGAGAAGTGCAAACTGAAAAGCCTGAAAACCACTTCGGTTTTGTAGCATTTATTCCTTGGCCATTTCAAGATGATGGTACTTTACTAAAAAGGCTCAGAGGCATTACAAATGACGTAACTGGGGAAGAATATATCCGTATGATTGCTTTAAGCAGAATCATGCTTCCAAATATTAAAAACATTCAAGCTTCTTGGTTGACCGTAGGTAAACGAACAGCTCAATTATGCCTACATGCCGGTGCTAATGATTTTGGTTCCATCATGATCGAGGAAAATGTAGTATCTGCTGCTGGAGCTCCGCATAGATTTACAGCAAAATCTATTCAACAAGCGATCAAAGAAGCTGGATTTGAACCCCAACTGAGAACGCAGCGTTATGAGTTCCGCGAGCTTCCTGAACATATGGTAGAACAAGTCATCAATTACTAA
- the scpB gene encoding SMC-Scp complex subunit ScpB, with translation MKDIIRNIEAIIYASEDGITSQDIKHVLQEALAIEISKDELQNLIDKIIIKHQSEDEVLELKVINNSYQFLTKSTYHETINQLQLHRDKKKLSQAALETLAIIAYRQPITKLEIEQIRGVSCDYSVQRLLEKKLIQIAGKSDSIGKPLLYSTSAQFMNHFGINGVRDLPQLKDIVSVDNEIGEVVE, from the coding sequence GTGAAGGATATTATTCGTAACATAGAAGCAATTATATATGCTTCGGAAGACGGCATTACGTCGCAAGATATCAAACATGTATTGCAAGAAGCTTTAGCGATCGAAATTTCAAAAGATGAATTGCAAAATTTAATAGATAAGATCATCATTAAGCATCAAAGCGAAGATGAAGTGTTGGAATTAAAAGTGATTAATAACAGCTACCAATTTTTGACAAAATCAACTTACCATGAAACGATCAATCAATTACAGTTGCATCGGGACAAGAAAAAGTTAAGTCAGGCGGCATTGGAAACTTTAGCAATCATTGCATATAGACAACCTATTACAAAGCTAGAAATCGAACAGATAAGAGGTGTGAGCTGTGACTACTCCGTTCAACGACTTTTAGAAAAAAAACTAATTCAGATTGCTGGGAAGTCAGATTCAATAGGAAAACCTCTGCTGTACAGCACAAGTGCTCAATTTATGAACCACTTCGGCATTAATGGTGTAAGAGACCTACCACAACTTAAAGATATCGTTTCTGTAGACAATGAAATTGGTGAGGTCGTCGAATAA
- a CDS encoding helix-turn-helix domain-containing protein: MNALGKKIRLLRHQKGWSQEDVAKRLDISIPAFSKIETGITDVNLSRLNQISKLFNLSVVQLLSTSDMEEDKEAINELAELTKKLQSRETEVIELQKKVIDLYEQLHKK; the protein is encoded by the coding sequence ATGAATGCACTAGGAAAAAAAATTAGACTACTGAGACACCAAAAAGGGTGGAGCCAAGAGGATGTTGCAAAGAGATTAGATATCTCAATTCCAGCTTTTTCAAAAATTGAAACAGGAATTACAGATGTTAACCTTTCACGCTTAAATCAAATTTCGAAATTATTTAATTTGTCAGTAGTTCAGCTTTTATCAACTTCCGATATGGAAGAGGATAAAGAAGCTATCAATGAATTGGCAGAATTAACTAAAAAATTGCAATCCCGTGAAACTGAAGTTATCGAGTTGCAAAAGAAAGTTATTGATCTTTACGAGCAATTGCATAAGAAATAG
- a CDS encoding Mur ligase family protein: protein MRIHFIAIGGSIMHNLAISLERQGHQVSGSDDQIVEPSRSHLIDAGLLPEQLGWFDEKITDDIDAVILGAHALINNPELIKAQELGLKIYSFPEFIQELSQDKTRVIIAGSYGKTTIMSMIMHVLKTLERPFDYLVGAQLEGFDNLIEITKTNKIILIEGDENVASSLSNKSKFMFYKPNIALISGINWNEYSTTITFDNYLKQFEDFINTIESKGTLIYNKEDKYLQKIITDTKSCKINRHGYQIPEYAINKGTTYIKSVKGDIPLQVFGKHNLSNIAGAYTVCEWLGIKKEDFFDAIKTFKSSIRYLEFVASFEGSVVYQDFAHTPKKLKASIHAIKEQFPSQKLVAIIELNAYDSLDEKFVSQYKDTMNEADLPVVFINMESIKEVNKCTTHLLEDIRNAFNRSDVDIVTNLGDLYDFLENFKSKGNNLLLMSSGNYSGVNLTELADHFFKNY, encoded by the coding sequence ATGCGCATACATTTTATTGCGATAGGAGGAAGTATCATGCATAACCTTGCTATTTCTTTGGAAAGGCAGGGGCATCAGGTCTCTGGGTCTGATGATCAGATTGTGGAACCTTCCCGTAGTCATCTCATTGATGCAGGTTTATTGCCTGAGCAACTAGGGTGGTTTGACGAAAAAATTACCGATGATATTGATGCTGTAATTTTAGGAGCTCATGCACTTATCAATAACCCTGAGCTTATAAAAGCGCAGGAGTTAGGGTTAAAGATTTATTCATTTCCCGAATTTATTCAAGAACTTTCTCAAGATAAAACGAGGGTGATCATAGCAGGTAGTTATGGTAAGACTACGATCATGAGTATGATCATGCATGTTTTAAAAACTCTTGAAAGACCTTTTGATTATTTAGTTGGAGCGCAACTTGAAGGTTTTGATAATTTGATCGAAATTACAAAAACAAACAAAATTATATTAATCGAGGGTGATGAAAATGTAGCTTCTAGCTTGAGTAATAAGTCAAAGTTTATGTTTTATAAACCAAATATTGCCTTGATTAGCGGTATAAATTGGAACGAATATAGCACGACAATAACTTTCGATAACTATTTAAAACAGTTTGAAGACTTTATTAATACGATAGAGTCTAAGGGAACTCTGATTTATAACAAAGAAGATAAATATCTGCAAAAGATTATAACAGATACTAAATCTTGTAAAATTAATCGGCATGGATATCAGATTCCTGAATATGCTATTAATAAAGGTACCACATATATTAAGTCCGTAAAAGGTGATATTCCTTTGCAGGTATTTGGGAAGCATAACCTTTCAAACATTGCTGGGGCATATACGGTTTGTGAGTGGCTTGGTATTAAGAAGGAGGATTTCTTTGACGCCATAAAAACTTTTAAGAGTTCAATTCGTTATCTGGAATTTGTAGCAAGTTTCGAGGGATCTGTTGTTTATCAGGATTTTGCTCATACTCCTAAGAAACTGAAAGCAAGTATTCATGCTATTAAAGAGCAATTTCCAAGTCAAAAGTTGGTTGCAATAATTGAATTAAACGCTTATGACAGTTTGGATGAGAAATTTGTCAGTCAATATAAAGATACGATGAATGAAGCGGATCTTCCGGTTGTTTTTATAAATATGGAATCAATTAAGGAGGTAAATAAGTGTACTACACATCTATTGGAAGACATCCGAAACGCGTTCAATCGATCAGACGTGGACATTGTGACGAATTTAGGTGATCTCTACGATTTCCTTGAGAATTTTAAATCAAAAGGCAATAATTTATTGCTGATGAGTTCTGGCAATTACAGTGGGGTTAATTTGACCGAGCTGGCGGATCATTTTTTTAAGAATTATTAA